The proteins below are encoded in one region of Micromonospora pisi:
- a CDS encoding Lrp/AsnC family transcriptional regulator codes for MQMDDIDQRIIASLIADARQSYAEIGTRVSLSAPAVKRRVDRLRAGGVIRAFTTVVDPAAVGWTTEAFVELFCTGRTTPAQLTVATRRHPEVVGAYTVSGEADALVHLRAADITHLEQALERLRAEPFVTSTRSMIVLSRLVDSPTVIPTPTAG; via the coding sequence TTGCAGATGGACGACATAGATCAGCGAATCATTGCGTCGCTCATCGCCGACGCGCGCCAGTCGTACGCCGAGATCGGCACCCGGGTCTCACTCTCCGCGCCGGCGGTCAAGCGCCGGGTCGACCGGCTGCGCGCCGGCGGCGTCATCCGGGCATTCACCACCGTCGTCGACCCGGCCGCGGTCGGCTGGACCACCGAGGCGTTCGTCGAGCTCTTCTGCACCGGCCGCACCACACCCGCGCAGCTCACCGTGGCGACCCGGCGACACCCGGAGGTGGTGGGCGCGTACACCGTCTCCGGCGAGGCGGACGCCCTGGTCCACCTCCGCGCGGCCGACATCACCCACCTGGAACAGGCGCTCGAACGGCTACGGGCGGAACCGTTCGTCACCTCGACCCGGAGCATGATCGTGCTGTCCCGCCTGGTCGATTCACCGACCGTGATCCCCACCCCGACCGCCGGCTGA
- the ddaH gene encoding dimethylargininase encodes MVFVNQRRIPRKRTYLLCAPEYFSVQYVINPWMDPTAPVDVELAVKQWDRLRETLLGLGHTVHVLHPEPGLPDMVFAANGAFVVDGTVYGARFRYEQRTAEAAAHRAFYEAQGWRYVAPTVTNEGEGDFAYLPDAHGGTILAGYGFRTEVSAHAEAQETLGRPVVSLRLVDPRFYHLDTALAALDDRNIAYYPGAFSPASQQVLAQLFPDAVLADEVDALAFGLNLVGDGRHVVLNSEASGLASRVAAAGYVPVPVELGELKKGGGSVKCCIAELRH; translated from the coding sequence TTGGTATTCGTGAACCAGCGGCGGATCCCGCGAAAGCGGACATATCTCTTGTGCGCACCTGAGTACTTCAGCGTGCAGTACGTGATCAACCCGTGGATGGATCCCACCGCGCCGGTCGACGTCGAGTTGGCGGTCAAGCAGTGGGACCGGCTGCGGGAGACCCTGCTCGGCCTCGGCCACACGGTGCACGTACTGCACCCGGAGCCGGGCCTGCCGGACATGGTCTTCGCGGCGAACGGGGCCTTCGTGGTCGACGGAACCGTCTACGGGGCCCGGTTCAGGTACGAGCAGCGCACCGCGGAGGCGGCCGCCCACCGGGCGTTCTACGAGGCCCAGGGCTGGCGGTACGTGGCGCCGACGGTGACCAACGAGGGTGAGGGCGACTTCGCCTACCTGCCGGACGCCCACGGCGGGACGATCCTGGCCGGGTACGGCTTCCGTACTGAGGTGTCCGCACACGCCGAGGCGCAGGAGACGCTGGGCCGCCCGGTCGTCTCCCTACGCCTGGTCGACCCGCGCTTCTACCACCTGGACACCGCGCTGGCCGCGCTCGACGACCGGAACATCGCCTACTACCCGGGGGCCTTCTCGCCCGCCTCCCAGCAGGTGCTCGCCCAACTCTTCCCGGACGCCGTGCTCGCCGACGAGGTCGACGCGCTCGCCTTCGGTCTCAACCTGGTCGGCGACGGCCGGCACGTGGTCCTCAACAGCGAGGCGAGCGGTCTGGCCAGCAGGGTGGCGGCAGCGGGCTACGTGCCGGTGCCGGTCGAGCTGGGTGAGTTGAAGAAGGGTGGCGGCAGCGTCAAGTGCTGCATCGCCGAACTGCGCCACTGA
- a CDS encoding ABC transporter substrate-binding protein, with protein MSQMDRRQALKLFAALGGTGLAAACSTDTGTVAADGGPVSDRSVRIGLLAPQTGGYKPIGDEIVKGFQLFLALNEGRLGGHPVELVQADEGETAQTGKAALDGLLKQNVLALTGVVDSSVMLGIRDAVEQAKVPLVGSNASPSTLQSVVYIWRTSYVNDEPGRAIAPYVAGKIPRGQKVAIIAPDGQSGRDAVAGFQRGFGAADPRIAGPVLWTEFSTNPGKGAFSAKIEQLQDRDPDAIFCFYAGAAAVEFVKQLRGSGYRKTIYAPGFLTEGTVLNELKPEEAEGIFTALNYSADLNNAANRRFASAFRKAHGASPTTYAMASYDAAQVLNKAIRIAGTNPTPQQVNLALGNVGQIDSPRGPWQFNQPRTPQQKWYLRKVQRDGQLLSNVLINELATLG; from the coding sequence GTGTCGCAGATGGACCGCAGGCAGGCGCTCAAACTCTTTGCCGCACTCGGCGGCACCGGGCTCGCCGCCGCGTGTAGTACCGACACCGGGACGGTGGCGGCGGACGGCGGACCGGTCAGTGACCGGTCGGTCCGGATCGGCCTCCTCGCTCCGCAGACGGGCGGCTACAAGCCCATCGGCGACGAGATCGTGAAGGGTTTCCAGCTCTTCCTCGCCCTCAACGAAGGGCGGCTCGGCGGGCACCCGGTGGAGTTGGTCCAGGCCGACGAGGGCGAGACCGCCCAGACCGGCAAGGCCGCCCTGGACGGGCTGCTCAAGCAGAACGTGCTCGCCCTGACCGGCGTGGTGGACTCGTCGGTGATGCTCGGCATCCGGGACGCGGTCGAACAGGCGAAGGTGCCGCTGGTCGGTTCGAACGCCTCGCCGTCCACCCTGCAGAGCGTCGTCTACATCTGGCGCACGTCGTACGTCAACGACGAGCCCGGGCGGGCAATCGCGCCGTACGTGGCCGGAAAGATTCCGCGCGGACAGAAGGTCGCCATTATCGCCCCGGACGGGCAGAGCGGCCGGGACGCGGTGGCCGGCTTCCAACGGGGGTTCGGAGCGGCCGATCCGCGAATCGCCGGTCCGGTTCTCTGGACCGAATTCTCCACCAATCCCGGCAAGGGCGCCTTCTCGGCCAAGATCGAACAGCTCCAGGACCGGGACCCGGATGCGATCTTCTGCTTCTACGCCGGTGCGGCGGCGGTGGAGTTCGTCAAGCAGCTACGCGGCTCCGGCTACCGCAAAACGATCTACGCGCCGGGTTTCCTGACCGAGGGCACGGTGCTGAACGAACTCAAGCCGGAGGAGGCAGAGGGGATCTTCACCGCCCTGAACTATTCGGCCGACCTCAACAACGCGGCCAATCGCCGATTCGCGTCGGCGTTCCGCAAGGCGCACGGCGCCTCGCCGACCACGTACGCGATGGCCTCGTACGACGCCGCGCAGGTGTTGAACAAGGCGATCCGGATCGCCGGCACGAACCCGACCCCGCAGCAGGTCAACCTCGCCCTCGGCAACGTGGGGCAGATCGACAGCCCGCGTGGGCCGTGGCAGTTCAACCAGCCCCGCACCCCCCAGCAGAAGTGGTACCTGCGCAAGGTCCAGCGGGACGGGCAGTTGCTCTCCAACGTACTGATCAACGAGTTGGCCACGCTCGGTTAG
- a CDS encoding alpha/beta hydrolase family protein codes for MYPDPRAVLTRAAPAPDATVRYGPGREHLADVRLPAAVAGPPRPLVVVIHGGFWRAEYDRLHTSPLAADLAARGYPVAQLEYRRTGQAGGGWPGTLDDALAGVAALPALVAGLLRPDTGAASPDPVPAAPILLGHSAGGQLALHCARYLPGRVGGVLALAPVTDLAEAYRLDLDDGAVAALLGGGPDEFPDRYAASDPYAALGSPGDPDSPPGHSPSQVPNYIRTVIVHGTLDQQVPVRMSRRYAAAAGANCQLIELPDCEHFGLIDPESPRWTTVTEALASLHP; via the coding sequence GTGTATCCCGACCCCCGGGCCGTGCTCACCCGCGCCGCGCCCGCACCCGACGCCACTGTCCGCTACGGCCCGGGCCGCGAACACCTCGCTGACGTACGGCTGCCCGCCGCCGTGGCCGGCCCACCCCGTCCACTCGTCGTGGTGATCCATGGAGGCTTCTGGCGGGCCGAGTACGACCGCCTCCACACCTCGCCGCTCGCCGCCGATCTGGCCGCCCGGGGTTATCCGGTGGCGCAGCTGGAGTACCGGCGTACCGGGCAGGCGGGCGGTGGTTGGCCGGGCACCCTGGACGACGCGCTCGCCGGGGTTGCCGCGCTGCCGGCGCTCGTCGCCGGGCTGCTCCGGCCGGACACCGGGGCGGCGTCGCCGGACCCGGTTCCGGCCGCGCCGATCCTGCTGGGCCACTCGGCGGGCGGGCAGCTCGCACTGCACTGCGCCCGCTATCTGCCGGGCCGGGTGGGTGGCGTGCTCGCGCTCGCGCCGGTGACCGACCTGGCCGAGGCGTACCGACTTGATCTTGACGACGGGGCGGTCGCGGCGCTGCTCGGCGGTGGTCCGGACGAGTTCCCGGACCGGTACGCGGCCAGTGACCCGTACGCCGCGCTCGGATCGCCCGGGGACCCGGATTCACCACCGGGACATTCACCTTCGCAAGTGCCAAATTACATACGAACAGTAATCGTGCACGGAACCCTCGACCAACAGGTACCGGTGCGGATGAGCCGGCGGTACGCGGCGGCAGCCGGGGCGAATTGTCAGTTGATTGAGTTACCTGATTGTGAGCATTTCGGTCTCATCGATCCCGAATCGCCACGGTGGACCACCGTGACAGAGGCACTGGCGTCACTGCATCCCTAG
- a CDS encoding bacterial proteasome activator family protein, which yields MTDASRPENENDESPRPETGRPGTVVVVGPDGQPVGTVPIGGDKQGEDPGSLIEQPAKVMRIGSMIKQLLEEVKAAPLDEASRHRLREIHQRSIVELEDGLAPELREELERLSLPFEEGVTPSEGELRVAQAQLVGWLEGLFHGIQAALVAQQMAARLQLEQMRSGGRQALPIGPQGAGMMPGLPGQPGENPNTGQYL from the coding sequence ATGACCGATGCCTCGCGCCCCGAGAACGAGAACGACGAGTCGCCCCGCCCGGAGACCGGCCGGCCCGGCACCGTGGTGGTGGTCGGACCCGACGGCCAGCCGGTCGGCACCGTGCCGATCGGTGGTGACAAGCAGGGCGAGGACCCGGGCAGCCTGATCGAGCAGCCGGCGAAGGTGATGCGGATCGGCAGCATGATCAAGCAGCTGCTGGAGGAGGTGAAGGCGGCGCCGCTGGACGAGGCGAGCCGGCACCGCCTGCGCGAGATCCACCAGCGGTCGATCGTCGAACTGGAGGATGGTCTCGCCCCCGAACTCCGGGAGGAGCTGGAGCGGCTCTCCCTGCCGTTCGAGGAAGGGGTGACTCCGAGCGAGGGCGAACTGCGCGTCGCGCAGGCCCAGCTCGTCGGCTGGCTCGAAGGGTTGTTCCACGGCATCCAGGCCGCGCTGGTGGCCCAGCAGATGGCGGCCCGGCTCCAGCTGGAGCAGATGCGCTCGGGTGGGCGTCAGGCGCTCCCGATCGGCCCCCAGGGTGCCGGCATGATGCCGGGCCTGCCCGGCCAGCCGGGGGAGAACCCGAATACGGGCCAGTACCTCTGA
- a CDS encoding HAD family hydrolase produces the protein MDQLPRLIATDLDGTLVRQDRTVSARTADALARCTAVGAQVVLVTGRPIRWLQRVYEQLHGTVPAICANGAVVYDPVDDVVLRADPLAPELLAEVARRLRAEVPGVRLAVEITDGRQMRHEADWPLRWEAGDPDVRGIESPEELFSLPAVKLLARAGTQDPDVFVQVVAGAVAGLAEATHSSSSGLAEISAAGVTKAAGLAWFCARYGLRADQVVAFGDMPNDLPMLAWAGRAVAVANAHPAVLEVADAVTLSNEQDGVAAYLEELYGAAESAA, from the coding sequence ATGGACCAACTGCCCCGGCTCATCGCCACCGACCTCGATGGCACCCTGGTCCGACAGGACCGGACGGTGAGCGCCCGCACCGCCGACGCGCTCGCCCGTTGCACGGCGGTCGGCGCCCAGGTCGTGCTGGTCACCGGGCGGCCGATCCGTTGGCTGCAACGGGTGTACGAGCAGCTGCACGGCACCGTTCCGGCGATCTGCGCCAACGGAGCCGTGGTGTACGACCCGGTCGACGACGTGGTGCTGCGGGCCGACCCGCTCGCCCCGGAGTTGCTCGCCGAGGTGGCCCGCCGGCTCCGGGCCGAGGTGCCCGGCGTACGGCTCGCGGTGGAGATCACCGACGGCCGGCAGATGCGGCACGAGGCTGACTGGCCACTGCGCTGGGAAGCCGGCGACCCCGACGTCCGGGGCATCGAGTCACCGGAGGAACTCTTCTCGCTTCCGGCGGTCAAGCTGCTCGCCCGAGCCGGCACCCAGGACCCGGACGTCTTTGTCCAGGTGGTGGCCGGGGCGGTGGCCGGGCTGGCCGAGGCCACCCACTCGTCCTCCTCCGGGCTGGCGGAGATCTCCGCTGCCGGAGTGACCAAGGCGGCCGGGCTGGCCTGGTTCTGCGCCCGCTACGGGTTGCGCGCAGACCAGGTGGTCGCCTTCGGCGACATGCCGAACGACCTGCCGATGCTCGCCTGGGCGGGTCGTGCGGTGGCGGTGGCGAACGCGCACCCGGCGGTGCTGGAGGTCGCCGACGCGGTGACCCTCAGCAACGAGCAGGACGGGGTGGCGGCCTACCTGGAGGAGTTGTACGGCGCGGCCGAGTCGGCCGCCTGA
- a CDS encoding HAD family hydrolase, translating to MPRPGLPKLVATDLDGTLVRSDDTVSAFTHEVLDRVRAAGIPVVGATGRGPRLAELSRNDIRAADFLVMAGGGWVVDQTDPAGLVVLRDERLPGTELAKLLAALEAGVGPLTVMVEALDAEDAPLWGDFDPTWPYPERFEARTRLDCCATDVIKAFARTPDHDVDALLDAARRIVPPEQATVTQAGLGFIEICPPGVDKATGLAVVADSLGVDPAEVLVFGDMPNDLPMFEWAGWGRVAVSNAHPTVRSIADEITLRNDDDGVAVYLDRLLSR from the coding sequence ATGCCCCGACCCGGTCTGCCCAAGCTGGTCGCCACCGATCTGGACGGCACCCTGGTCCGCAGCGACGACACGGTCTCGGCCTTCACCCACGAGGTGCTCGACCGGGTACGTGCCGCCGGCATCCCGGTGGTCGGCGCCACCGGCCGTGGCCCCCGGCTGGCGGAGTTGAGCCGCAACGACATCCGGGCCGCGGATTTCCTGGTGATGGCGGGCGGTGGTTGGGTGGTCGACCAGACCGACCCGGCCGGTCTGGTGGTGCTGCGCGACGAGCGGCTGCCCGGTACGGAACTGGCCAAGCTGCTGGCCGCGTTGGAGGCCGGGGTCGGTCCGCTGACCGTCATGGTCGAGGCGTTGGACGCCGAGGACGCCCCGCTCTGGGGAGACTTCGACCCGACCTGGCCGTACCCGGAGCGGTTCGAGGCCCGTACCCGGCTCGACTGCTGTGCCACCGACGTGATCAAGGCGTTTGCCCGTACCCCGGATCACGACGTGGACGCGCTGCTGGACGCGGCGCGCCGGATCGTGCCGCCGGAGCAGGCCACGGTCACCCAGGCCGGGCTGGGCTTCATCGAGATCTGCCCGCCGGGGGTGGACAAGGCGACCGGGCTGGCCGTGGTCGCCGACTCCCTCGGGGTCGACCCGGCGGAGGTGCTGGTCTTCGGCGACATGCCGAACGACCTGCCGATGTTCGAGTGGGCGGGATGGGGTCGGGTGGCCGTGAGCAACGCCCACCCGACGGTACGGTCGATCGCCGACGAGATCACCCTTCGCAACGACGACGACGGCGTGGCCGTCTACCTGGACCGGCTACTGTCCCGTTGA
- the serS gene encoding serine--tRNA ligase, producing the protein MIDLRLLRDEPETVRASQRARGESDSVVDDLLRADEQRRAAVGRFEALRAEQKQLGKQMPRANGDERTALLARTKELSVEVKTAEAAVSDAEAALRRAQFAVPNVVEEGAPPGGEDDFVVLREVGTRPTIENPRDHLEIGEALRAIDVERGAKVSGSRFYYLTGVGALLQLGLLQLAIAQAVEYGFIPAITPALVKPESMEGTGFLGAHASEVYRLEADDLFLVGTSEVPLAAYHSQEILKLGDEPLRYAGWSSCFRREAGSYGKDTRGIMRVHQFDKVEMFSYCRPEQAHEEHLRLLAWEEEMLAKVEIPYRVIDVAAGDLGSSAARKYDCEAWVPSQGRYREVTSTSNCTSFQARRLNVRYRDEDGKPQFVATLNGTLATTRWLVPILENHQQPDGSVRIPKALQPYLGGRDVLEPS; encoded by the coding sequence GTGATTGACCTGCGTCTGCTTCGCGACGAACCGGAAACCGTCCGTGCCAGCCAGCGTGCCCGTGGCGAGTCCGACTCGGTCGTCGACGACCTGCTCCGCGCCGACGAGCAGCGACGGGCCGCGGTCGGGCGGTTCGAGGCGCTGCGGGCCGAGCAGAAACAGCTCGGCAAGCAGATGCCCCGGGCCAACGGTGACGAGCGGACCGCGCTGCTGGCGCGTACGAAGGAGCTCTCGGTCGAGGTGAAGACGGCCGAGGCGGCCGTCAGCGACGCCGAGGCGGCGCTGCGCCGGGCGCAGTTCGCGGTCCCGAACGTGGTCGAGGAGGGGGCGCCGCCCGGCGGCGAGGACGACTTCGTCGTGCTGCGCGAGGTCGGCACCCGCCCCACGATCGAGAACCCCAGGGACCACCTGGAGATCGGCGAGGCGCTGCGGGCGATTGACGTCGAGCGCGGTGCGAAGGTCTCCGGCAGCCGGTTCTACTACCTGACCGGGGTGGGCGCCCTGCTCCAGCTCGGCCTGCTCCAGCTCGCCATCGCCCAGGCGGTGGAGTACGGCTTCATCCCCGCCATCACCCCCGCGCTGGTCAAACCGGAGTCGATGGAGGGCACCGGGTTCCTCGGCGCGCACGCCAGCGAGGTGTACCGGTTGGAGGCGGACGACCTCTTCCTGGTCGGGACCAGCGAGGTGCCGCTGGCCGCGTACCACTCGCAGGAGATCCTGAAGCTGGGGGACGAACCGCTGCGCTACGCCGGCTGGTCGTCCTGCTTCCGCCGGGAGGCCGGGTCGTACGGCAAGGACACCCGGGGGATCATGCGGGTGCACCAGTTCGACAAGGTCGAGATGTTCTCGTACTGCCGGCCGGAACAGGCGCACGAGGAGCACCTGCGGCTGCTGGCCTGGGAAGAGGAGATGCTCGCCAAGGTGGAGATCCCGTACCGGGTGATCGACGTGGCAGCGGGTGACCTCGGCTCCAGCGCCGCCCGCAAGTACGACTGTGAGGCATGGGTGCCGTCGCAGGGGCGTTACCGGGAGGTCACCTCGACGTCGAACTGCACCAGCTTCCAGGCTCGGCGGCTGAACGTGCGCTACCGGGACGAAGACGGCAAGCCACAGTTCGTCGCGACGCTCAACGGCACGCTCGCCACGACCCGGTGGTTGGTGCCGATCCTGGAGAACCACCAGCAACCGGACGGTTCGGTACGGATCCCCAAGGCGCTCCAGCCCTATCTCGGCGGCCGGGACGTGCTCGAACCGAGCTGA
- a CDS encoding OsmC family protein, which produces MPIRSASARWQGNLTEGSGTIRTGNGGLEGNYSFKSRFQEGEGTNPEELIGAAHAGCFSMAFSKGLADAGFTPTSVETTAKVHLDKTDGGFSVTRIDLETVGDVPGIDAADFQKIAEGAKENCPISRLLSPGAEISLVARLSA; this is translated from the coding sequence ATGCCTATCCGTAGTGCTTCCGCCCGCTGGCAGGGCAATCTGACCGAAGGTTCCGGCACGATCCGCACCGGCAACGGCGGACTCGAAGGGAACTACTCATTCAAGTCCCGTTTCCAGGAGGGTGAGGGGACCAACCCCGAGGAGCTGATCGGCGCGGCCCACGCCGGCTGCTTCTCGATGGCCTTCTCGAAGGGCCTCGCCGACGCCGGGTTCACCCCGACCTCTGTGGAGACCACGGCAAAGGTCCACCTGGACAAGACCGACGGTGGATTCTCCGTCACCCGGATCGACCTCGAAACCGTCGGGGACGTGCCGGGCATCGACGCCGCCGATTTCCAGAAGATCGCCGAGGGTGCGAAGGAGAACTGCCCGATCTCCCGGCTGCTCTCCCCGGGTGCCGAGATTTCCCTGGTCGCACGCCTCTCCGCCTGA
- a CDS encoding metallopeptidase family protein — MVGVPVEMNRERFEELVGEALDEVPAELLGLMSNVVILVEDDSPAGEPELLGLYEGHALTSRGWDYSGVLPDRIFIYRRPILRICDSDEDVVDEIAVTVVHEIAHHFGIDDERLHALGWG, encoded by the coding sequence ATGGTGGGCGTGCCGGTCGAGATGAACCGCGAACGTTTCGAGGAACTGGTCGGTGAGGCGCTCGACGAGGTCCCCGCCGAACTGCTCGGTCTGATGAGCAACGTGGTGATCCTGGTGGAGGACGACTCGCCCGCAGGCGAGCCGGAACTGCTCGGACTGTACGAGGGCCACGCGCTGACCAGCCGGGGCTGGGACTACTCCGGGGTTCTGCCGGACCGGATCTTCATCTACCGTCGCCCGATCCTGCGCATCTGTGACAGCGACGAGGACGTCGTCGACGAGATCGCGGTTACCGTGGTACACGAGATCGCCCACCACTTTGGCATCGACGATGAGCGGCTGCACGCGCTCGGCTGGGGCTGA
- a CDS encoding AIM24 family protein has translation MRSALFSAENLEKESAQPGLRLQNSKMLKIELNGEAMARVGSMVAYQGQVQFQALGSGGLGKFLKQKLTGEGVPLMKVVGHGDVFLADYASDVHLIDLDHGDALSINGSSVLAFDSTLQYDIKMVGGAGMASSSGLFNCVFTGQGRIAITTKGTPVVLNVDQPTYVDPQAAVCWSASLQTGYHRAEQLGLGTLLGRRTGEAFTMSFAGQGFVVVQPSEEPPIQGSGQQEQQGGLLGGLLS, from the coding sequence ATGCGCAGCGCGCTGTTCTCCGCGGAGAACCTGGAGAAGGAGTCCGCTCAGCCCGGCCTGCGGCTGCAGAACTCCAAGATGCTGAAGATCGAGCTGAACGGCGAGGCGATGGCCCGCGTCGGTTCGATGGTCGCCTACCAGGGCCAGGTGCAGTTCCAGGCCCTCGGCTCCGGGGGCCTCGGCAAGTTCCTCAAGCAGAAGCTCACCGGCGAGGGTGTGCCACTGATGAAGGTCGTCGGCCACGGCGACGTCTTCCTCGCCGACTACGCCAGTGACGTGCACCTGATCGACCTGGACCACGGCGACGCCTTGTCGATCAACGGTTCCAGCGTGCTGGCCTTCGACTCGACCCTGCAGTACGACATCAAGATGGTCGGCGGAGCCGGTATGGCCTCCTCCTCCGGCCTGTTCAACTGTGTGTTCACCGGTCAGGGCCGGATCGCGATCACCACCAAGGGCACCCCGGTCGTGCTCAACGTGGACCAGCCGACGTACGTCGACCCGCAGGCGGCGGTCTGCTGGTCGGCGAGCCTGCAGACCGGCTACCACCGGGCCGAACAGCTCGGCCTCGGCACGCTGCTCGGACGCCGGACCGGCGAGGCTTTCACGATGAGCTTCGCCGGGCAGGGTTTTGTGGTGGTGCAACCCTCCGAGGAGCCGCCGATTCAGGGCAGCGGCCAGCAGGAGCAGCAGGGCGGCCTGCTCGGTGGTCTGCTCAGCTGA
- the pheA gene encoding prephenate dehydratase, whose amino-acid sequence MPGIPPTRFVYLGPEGTFAEQALRTIPAAERGSRTPARSVPEALDAVRHDDADAALVPLENSIGGAVGVTFDEIVDGAPLMIAREVVLPVEFVLAARPGRSLTEIRTVAAHPQASTQCRGWLREQLPNATVVDVLSNGAAAAAAAAGEQDAAICAPIGVTRQRLAVLAEKIADHGDAVTRFVLVTRPSSPPPPTGDDVTSLAVFIAHDRVGALLAVLMELAVRGVNLTRIESRPTGEALGRYVFFLDCTGHVADDRVGEALRGLRRICADVRFLGSYPRHRWGVAPHERPVPAPPGLSDADYADATAWLARLRAGELS is encoded by the coding sequence ATGCCCGGCATACCGCCGACCCGATTCGTCTACCTCGGTCCCGAAGGCACCTTCGCCGAGCAGGCGCTGCGTACCATTCCCGCCGCCGAGCGGGGCAGCCGTACGCCGGCCCGCAGCGTGCCGGAGGCGCTTGACGCGGTCCGACACGACGACGCCGACGCGGCTCTGGTGCCGCTGGAGAACTCGATCGGTGGCGCGGTCGGGGTCACCTTCGACGAGATCGTCGACGGCGCACCCCTGATGATCGCCCGCGAAGTGGTGCTGCCGGTCGAGTTCGTCCTCGCCGCCCGCCCAGGTCGGTCTTTGACCGAGATCCGGACGGTCGCGGCCCACCCGCAGGCCTCCACCCAGTGCCGAGGGTGGCTACGGGAACAGCTGCCGAACGCCACCGTGGTCGACGTGCTCTCCAACGGCGCGGCCGCCGCGGCAGCCGCCGCCGGGGAGCAGGATGCCGCCATCTGCGCGCCGATCGGGGTGACCCGGCAGCGACTCGCCGTACTGGCCGAGAAGATCGCCGACCACGGCGACGCGGTCACCCGGTTCGTGCTCGTCACCCGGCCCAGCTCACCGCCGCCACCGACCGGTGACGACGTGACCTCGCTGGCGGTCTTCATCGCCCACGACCGGGTCGGCGCGCTGCTCGCCGTGCTGATGGAACTGGCCGTACGCGGGGTGAACCTGACCCGGATCGAGTCCCGCCCGACCGGCGAGGCGCTCGGCCGGTACGTCTTCTTCCTCGACTGCACCGGCCACGTCGCCGACGACCGGGTCGGGGAAGCGCTACGCGGGCTCCGCCGGATCTGCGCCGACGTACGGTTCCTCGGCTCCTATCCCCGACACCGTTGGGGGGTGGCTCCGCACGAGCGGCCGGTGCCGGCGCCGCCCGGCCTCTCCGACGCCGACTACGCCGACGCGACCGCCTGGCTCGCCCGGCTCCGGGCCGGCGAGCTGAGCTGA
- a CDS encoding ACT domain-containing protein, whose amino-acid sequence MLDIALLPEEYAVCRLPAGSSIPAGLLSGSADSGLMSVTWTSDEVSIICRADRAPDGATVETPWRCLRVAGPLDLALTGILASLVVPLADARVNIFAFSTYDTDYLMVPAVRLAEALATLTHAGHRVSA is encoded by the coding sequence ATGTTGGATATCGCTCTGCTCCCGGAGGAATACGCGGTGTGTCGGCTGCCAGCCGGCTCGTCGATCCCCGCCGGCCTGCTGAGCGGTTCGGCGGATTCCGGCCTCATGTCGGTGACCTGGACCTCGGACGAGGTGTCGATCATCTGCCGGGCCGATCGGGCGCCGGACGGGGCGACCGTCGAGACACCGTGGCGCTGTCTGCGGGTCGCCGGCCCCCTCGACCTGGCACTGACCGGGATCCTCGCCTCGCTGGTCGTACCGCTCGCGGACGCCAGGGTGAACATCTTCGCGTTCTCCACCTACGACACCGACTACCTGATGGTGCCGGCGGTCCGCCTCGCCGAGGCGCTGGCCACGCTCACCCATGCCGGGCACCGCGTCTCCGCTTGA